Proteins from one Vicia villosa cultivar HV-30 ecotype Madison, WI unplaced genomic scaffold, Vvil1.0 ctg.006594F_1_1, whole genome shotgun sequence genomic window:
- the LOC131643020 gene encoding zinc finger protein ZAT5-like: MEEFVMEEKLMGFSNKDATHVVKRKRTKRLRLLSPCGVVSTVSSCSSGESNTDLEDDEEDMANCLILLAQGGNHKQHGGAGEDEDGDHDNKREKGSNGNKKIDEVVTATKGGLYIYECKTCNRTFPSFQALGGHRASHKKPKLMAEVKKPPPSPLSQSQPQTSSQDSPRVKLLVAKCDEFEVVAEKPRGPTISFHMGNQSSRGVNGNKAKIHECSICGSEFSSGQALGGHMRRHRTSSANTAAVAVVDGGVRPPRNILQLDLNLPAPEEDIREAKFQFPTQKSMVMSATPALVDCHY; the protein is encoded by the coding sequence ATGGAGGAGTTTGTTATGGAGGAAAAACTGATGGGTTTTTCTAACAAAGATGCAACCCATGTTGTGAAACGAAAACGCACCAAGAGGTTGAGACTTTTATCTCCTTGTGGTGTTGTTTCTACTGTATCTAGTTGTTCAAGTGGTGAAAGCAATACTGATCTTGAggatgatgaagaagatatggCTAATTGTTTGATTCTCCTTGCTCAAGGAGGAAATCACAAGCAACATGGTGGTGCTGGTGAAGATGAGGATGGTGATCATGATAACAAAAGGGAAAAGGGTAGTAAtggaaataaaaaaattgatgaagTTGTAACCGCCACAAAAGGTGGTTTATATATTTATGAATGCAAAACATGTAACAGAACTTTTCCTTCTTTTCAAGCTTTGGGGGGTCACAGGGCGAGTCACAAAAAGCCTAAACTCATGGCTGAGGTGAAAAAACCACCACCATCGCCGCTGTCACAATCACAACCACAAACTTCATCACAGGATTCGCCACGAGTTAAATTACTGGTTGCGAAGTGTGATGAGTTTGAAGTAGTAGCTGAGAAGCCTCGTGGGCCAACTATTTCTTTTCATATGGGGAATCAAAGTTCGAGAGGTGTTAATGGAAACAAAGCAAAGATTCATGAGTGTTCCATTTGTGGATCGGAATTCTCATCCGGACAAGCATTGGGTGGACATATGAGAAGACATCGGACATCTTCGGCGAACACGGCTGCTGTCGCGGTGGTTGACGGAGGAGTTCGGCCGCCACGGAATATTTTACAGTTGGATCTTAACCTTCCGGCGCCGGAGGAGGATATCCGGGAAGCAAAGTTTCAGTTTCCGACACAGAAATCTATGGTTATGTCTGCTACTCCGGCTTTGGTGGATTGTCATTATTAG